A window of Sporohalobacter salinus contains these coding sequences:
- the rplT gene encoding 50S ribosomal protein L20 — protein sequence MPRVKRGNKRRKRRKKIFKLAKGYFGTRSKLYRPAKQQVMKSLNYAYRDRKQKKRNFRKLWITRINAAARQHDLSYSRFIHGLREADVDINRKMLAELAVNNEDEFADLVDLAKENI from the coding sequence ATGCCGCGCGTTAAAAGAGGTAATAAGCGACGTAAGCGAAGAAAGAAGATTTTCAAATTAGCTAAAGGATATTTTGGAACGCGAAGTAAGTTATATCGACCTGCTAAACAGCAAGTAATGAAATCATTAAATTATGCTTATCGTGATAGAAAACAGAAAAAGCGTAACTTCAGAAAATTATGGATTACGCGTATTAATGCTGCAGCGAGACAGCATGATCTTTCATATAGTAGATTTATTCACGGTTTAAGAGAAGCTGATGTCGATATTAATCGTAAGATGTTAGCCGAATTAGCTGTTAACAATGAAGATGAATTTGCTGATTTAGTTGACTTAGCTAAAGAAAATATTTAA
- the rpmI gene encoding 50S ribosomal protein L35, with amino-acid sequence MPKMKTHKGAKKRFKKTSKGKYKRKKTKRNHLMTKKSSDKKRELRKDATVKKCDEDTLDTLMPND; translated from the coding sequence ATGCCTAAAATGAAGACACATAAAGGTGCTAAAAAGAGATTTAAAAAGACATCTAAAGGTAAGTATAAACGTAAGAAAACAAAGAGAAATCATTTAATGACTAAAAAATCATCTGATAAGAAGAGAGAATTGCGTAAGGATGCTACTGTGAAGAAGTGTGATGAAGATACATTAGATACATTGATGCCGAATGACTAG
- the infC gene encoding translation initiation factor IF-3, protein MVQYFRRCVIISNDDLRVNEKIRAREIRVVNNDGDQIGIMPLKKGLDIAKDRGLDLVEVAPNAEPPVCRILDYGKYKYEQAKKAQKAKQNQNVMNVKEVQMSVKIEEHDFNVKVNMGERFLKNKDKVKVKIKFRGREITHKDLGYDLMEDYYSELEDLAKMETKPTMEGRNMLMILTPKSDRN, encoded by the coding sequence TTGGTTCAATACTTTAGGAGGTGTGTAATAATTAGTAACGACGATTTAAGGGTTAACGAAAAGATTAGAGCTAGGGAAATTAGGGTTGTCAATAATGATGGAGATCAGATAGGTATTATGCCGTTGAAAAAAGGTTTAGACATAGCTAAGGATAGAGGTTTGGATTTAGTTGAGGTAGCTCCTAATGCTGAGCCACCTGTGTGTAGAATCCTTGACTATGGGAAGTATAAGTATGAGCAAGCTAAAAAAGCTCAAAAGGCTAAACAAAATCAGAATGTAATGAACGTTAAAGAAGTTCAAATGAGTGTTAAAATTGAAGAACATGATTTCAATGTTAAGGTAAATATGGGGGAAAGATTTTTAAAGAATAAAGATAAAGTAAAAGTTAAGATTAAGTTTAGAGGTAGAGAGATTACTCATAAAGATTTAGGTTATGATTTAATGGAAGATTACTATTCTGAATTAGAGGATCTAGCTAAGATGGAGACTAAACCGACAATGGAAGGTCGGAATATGTTAATGATTTTAACCCCAAAAAGTGATAGAAATTAG
- a CDS encoding methyl-accepting chemotaxis protein, whose translation MNFKLNKIKYKFIIPTVIILLISFSFLTWYLVDYLTTVQEHKNDRQLQNKIETTMSILPQISADLLWNFNKSGLKKNLTPYFEDREIVKITVKNSEGEDYVNFESKDKKGELITKTTLIKKNGEKIGKIKVQFTPYHLNQSLQDIVSGIRSRVIGVSAIVGILIIIVITLISNIVTKPIKPAIDFAQKIAEGKLDIEELEVQTEDEVGELVQALNQMRFNLVEIVENISGSIEDLSAYSEELSATAEEGNANVEETNNHLENMMNKIKRIATSTQQVTDQAQSATSEAKAGDENLDKVTTRMEDIDEAVDGTVEVINSLASKTEEIGKIVGLITEIAEQTNLLALNAAIEAARAGEAGEGFAVVADEIKNLAEETSQATEDIKELIEETQGKSKAGLEAIEEVKEKAKSGKGVVQETGVVFSEIETSIEQTTKQIKEASTLLQELEDDSDQIMSTSEEIKSMSSEISNSAQELANRAQKLGGLVKKFDL comes from the coding sequence ATGAATTTTAAATTAAATAAAATAAAGTACAAATTTATTATTCCCACAGTAATAATCCTACTTATTTCTTTTAGCTTTTTAACTTGGTATTTAGTTGATTATTTGACTACCGTACAAGAACACAAAAATGATCGGCAGTTACAGAATAAAATAGAAACTACAATGTCTATTTTACCGCAAATAAGTGCTGATTTATTATGGAACTTTAATAAGTCAGGTTTAAAGAAAAATCTCACTCCTTATTTTGAAGATAGAGAAATTGTTAAGATAACAGTTAAAAATAGTGAAGGAGAAGATTATGTTAATTTCGAAAGTAAGGATAAAAAAGGAGAATTAATAACTAAAACTACATTAATTAAAAAGAATGGGGAAAAGATAGGAAAAATAAAGGTTCAGTTTACTCCTTATCATTTGAATCAGAGTTTGCAAGATATAGTATCAGGGATTAGGTCTAGAGTAATTGGAGTTTCAGCTATAGTAGGTATCTTAATTATAATAGTAATTACTTTAATTTCAAATATAGTGACTAAGCCTATTAAACCAGCTATAGACTTTGCTCAAAAGATAGCTGAGGGCAAATTAGATATAGAAGAATTAGAGGTGCAGACTGAGGATGAAGTTGGTGAATTAGTCCAAGCCTTAAACCAAATGCGGTTTAACTTAGTAGAAATAGTAGAGAATATATCTGGATCAATAGAAGATTTATCTGCTTATAGTGAAGAACTATCAGCAACAGCCGAAGAAGGTAATGCTAATGTTGAGGAAACTAATAATCATTTAGAAAATATGATGAATAAGATCAAAAGAATAGCTACTTCAACACAGCAAGTAACTGATCAAGCTCAAAGTGCTACCTCAGAAGCTAAAGCAGGGGATGAAAATTTAGATAAAGTAACTACTAGAATGGAAGATATTGATGAAGCTGTAGATGGAACAGTAGAAGTGATTAATAGTCTAGCGAGTAAAACCGAAGAAATTGGTAAAATAGTAGGGTTGATTACGGAAATAGCAGAACAGACTAATTTGTTAGCTTTGAATGCAGCTATTGAGGCAGCACGGGCAGGAGAAGCAGGAGAAGGATTTGCAGTAGTAGCTGATGAAATTAAAAATTTAGCAGAAGAGACTTCACAAGCAACGGAGGATATCAAAGAATTAATTGAAGAAACCCAAGGCAAATCAAAAGCTGGTTTAGAAGCTATAGAAGAAGTAAAAGAAAAGGCTAAAAGTGGAAAAGGAGTAGTTCAAGAAACTGGAGTAGTCTTTTCAGAAATCGAAACTTCAATTGAGCAGACAACAAAGCAAATTAAAGAAGCATCTACTCTCTTGCAAGAATTAGAAGATGATAGTGATCAAATAATGAGCACCTCTGAAGAAATTAAGAGTATGTCTTCTGAAATATCCAATTCTGCTCAAGAATTGGCAAATAGAGCTCAAAAATTAGGTGGATTAGTAAAGAAATTTGATTTATAA